Part of the Haloarcula sp. H-GB4 genome is shown below.
TTCATCGAGTGCCTGGAGGACTTCGAGCCCCCGGTAGTACCTATTCGTGAGCTCTTGGATGCGGGCCTCAATCGGCGTGGTCACCCCGTACCGCTCATCGAGTTCGACCAAGGCCTCGTTCGCAAACGTGGCGAACTGATCGTCCACCAGGCGTTCGATCTGGGCTTCGAGTTCTTCTCGGACGACGTCGTAATCGAGGCCGGCCTGCACGAGCATATTCATGTCCTCGATGTCGTCGTCGCGGCCTGCGATCGCCTTGAACAGGAAGATATCCTCGTTGCTGACCAGCCGGACTGTCAGTCGATCCGTTTTGAGGAACGGCTCGCTACGCTCTTGCATGCCGTCGGTGAGGACGAGCTTGTTCGCGACCTGCTGGTTGAAGATGTCGAGGCGACACCCATCGTCGTTTTCGACGCAGCTCGTCGCCCCCAGTGCCCGATAATCTGGATCCAGCGATTGAACCTCTGCATACCCGAGGTCCATCAGGACGGCCCACAGCTGGCCGTACGCGTCGCCATCTGGAACGACCAAGTCGATATCTTTCGTCGCCCCCTTGAGGCCGCGCAGCGACATCGCGCCACCACCGATCAGGTAGACCGTGAGCGGGGCTGAGAGGCCATCAGCGATTCGCTGGAATTTGCGCTCGATGTACTCACGTCCAAAGGTTGGTCTCATTGTGGTAGTGTCACCTCGTAGTCAGCCGCCAGCTCTTGGAACTCGCCCCACTCCGGGAGCCGGGAATCGTCGACCTCGCCGTGTGTCTCGAGGTAGCGGAGCAAGGCGTCGATATCGTCTTCGAGGCCATACTTCGCCGCCTGCTCTCGGAGGTCATCCTCGTCGACGTCGACGTGGCTGAGGAGAAGGAGACAGTACGAGCGGTGGCGGCTACCGTCATCGATTAACAGCGTATGACAACACAGCTCCGTCGGCGAGACTGCGTCGAGCTCCTCCGAGTAGACATAGTATCGATGGCCGGTGAGCAGGAACTGGAGGTCGAAGGCCGCAAATCGAGCGAGGCCGGTTTCGTGGAACCTCTCCGCGTCGATCTCCGTCTCAGCCTGGGCGAGGAATTCGTCGTAGTCCTCCCAGAGAATCGTGCCCTTCGGGGCGACGGATTCGAGGCGTTGGCGGTGCAGATGGTGTGCGAGTTCTTGAGCGAACTCGTGAAGGCGGTCGAAGTCGGCGTTGAAGTCATAGCTGCCGTTGTCCGTGCTGACGAGACCGCGGTCGCGAAGCTGCTTGAGGACGCGGTTGACCGTGTTGCGGTAGTTGTCGCTTCGGTCAGCGATCTCGGAGACGGTTCGCGGCTGGTCGAGGTGGTACAGCACCTCGAGTGCCTTCCCGGTCAGCAGCTCGGGGAACTCGATGTGGGAGTGTTGACGGACGAGGTTCCGATAGAGTTCGACGGCGCGAGCATCCGACGGGACGACTCGTTTTCGCCGACCGTCTCGTTCCGTGTAGACGATCCCCTTCTCGACGAGGTTGCCGACGGCACGGGAGAGGTAGCTTTCGCTGTGGTCGAGCTTCGTCGCGAGATCGGAGATTGTGTCGCCGCGGTCAACCGTAGCGAGGACCTCGAGTTCGATGCGCCGGAGCACAGTGTAACACAGTACGAAACTAATATATAAAGAAGTTTCGAGTAGTGTTACAGCCAGCAGGCGCGAGAACCGTCTCCACCGGCTCGCTCTTATGTAGAACTGTGGAAAGACCGTATAGTTACACTGAAACAGCCATAATCTAGGAGTATGTCTTCTGCTCAGCCGGCGTTCGGCGCGATGTTTCGAGAGCTGATTGAGCTGGGCATCGTCGAGATCGACG
Proteins encoded:
- a CDS encoding DUF6036 family nucleotidyltransferase; translated protein: MRPTFGREYIERKFQRIADGLSAPLTVYLIGGGAMSLRGLKGATKDIDLVVPDGDAYGQLWAVLMDLGYAEVQSLDPDYRALGATSCVENDDGCRLDIFNQQVANKLVLTDGMQERSEPFLKTDRLTVRLVSNEDIFLFKAIAGRDDDIEDMNMLVQAGLDYDVVREELEAQIERLVDDQFATFANEALVELDERYGVTTPIEARIQELTNRYYRGLEVLQALDEPMTVDELAPKLKLDAEEVRDRLAYLSTFDRVRRDGDTVRPVE
- a CDS encoding MarR family transcriptional regulator is translated as MLRRIELEVLATVDRGDTISDLATKLDHSESYLSRAVGNLVEKGIVYTERDGRRKRVVPSDARAVELYRNLVRQHSHIEFPELLTGKALEVLYHLDQPRTVSEIADRSDNYRNTVNRVLKQLRDRGLVSTDNGSYDFNADFDRLHEFAQELAHHLHRQRLESVAPKGTILWEDYDEFLAQAETEIDAERFHETGLARFAAFDLQFLLTGHRYYVYSEELDAVSPTELCCHTLLIDDGSRHRSYCLLLLSHVDVDEDDLREQAAKYGLEDDIDALLRYLETHGEVDDSRLPEWGEFQELAADYEVTLPQ